CTGACGCAGCAGGCTGCGCACGGCGTGGTAGATGCCCTCGCCCTCGTTGAAGAGGGGAATGACGACCGTGACGGTCGGCTGATAGCCGTCGTCGGTGGCATCCACCCACCGGCCCCGCACCCGCCGCAGCAGCGGACCGAGCACGTACCGGTTCATCATCACCACCAGTACCAACAGGTGAACGGGGAACAGTTCCATATCCCAACCTGGCGCCGCGAATGAGCCCGGCGCGCCCCAACACACACCCCTGACCTTCGCCTTGGCCTCGTCCCGCTCGCCCGTCCCCCATGTCCCTGGTCCTCGCACGTTGCGGAGGGGTGCTTCAGGGCGGCCTGAAAGTCGGCTCGTGCCAGACCACGCACAACTGCCCCGCGGGGCAGGGGGAGTTTTCTCCATCATGAGGTGTTCGGAATGGGCCTGGGTCTCTTGGCTGTCTTGACTTGCGCTGTTGTACCGGGCAGCCCATTTTGCTGGCCTCCTTGGCGGGTCCGCCTCGCGACGGTGGGGAGCGCGGGATTTCCTCTGAGGGAAAGGTCGCGTGCAAAGGGGACGCGGGGCTCTGGTTCACACTCGCGGGGGGCGGCGGATGTCTCAGGGATGGGAGCAGTCGCGAGAGAGCAGGACGGCGGGGCGGCTTGTGTTGTTGGCTGGCATGGCCGCACGGGGCCTGTCGGCCGCGTTGGGATGGGAGGGGGCACGCAAGCACCTGCTCCTCGTGCTCGTGGCGCCCGCGCTCCTGCTCGCCTGCGGTGGGGAGCGTCAGGTCGCGATCCAGTTCGCCGCCCAGGTGCGCGGCGAGCCCCTGCGCTGCGATGCCAGCTACGAGAAGATCGGTGCCTCGAAGACCACCCTCCAGTTGCTGGACTTCAAGGCGTATGTCCGCGGCGTCGCGCTGGTGCGCGAGAATGGTGAGAAGTACCCCCTGGTGCTGGAGCAGGATGGGCACTGGCAGCGCGAAACGGTCGTCATGCGGAAGGGACGCCGGCATCGCGAAACGGTCGCCATGCTGGATTTCGAGGACGGCGCCGGCACCTGCAACACGGGCAGCCCGGAGACCCACACCGAGGTGGTGGGCCTCGTGCCCGACTTCGACGATTACACCGGTGTGGAGTTCACGCTGGGGGTCCCCCCCGAGCTCAACCACAAGAATGTGGAATGGGTCGAACCACCCCTCAACGTGCCCAGCATGTGGTGGAGCTTGACGAACGGCTACAGGTTCCTCCGTCTCGACGTCCGCGCGGGAGGCAACAGGCCCTACGTCTTCCATCTCCGTGCCGACGGCTGCACGGGGACGCCAGACATTGGCGTCAACTGCAGCGCCGAGAACCAGGGCACCATCTTCCTCAAGGGCTTCGTTCCGGGGCAGAGCCGGATCGTCTTCGACCTGGCCGCGCTCTTCGCGCAAACGGACTTCGAGCACTCCGGGGACGGGATGACGGACCCCGTCGCGGGATGTCTCTCCAGCGCCGACGATCCGGAGTGTGCCTCGCTGCTGCCGCAGGTGGGGCTTGGCAGCGGGCCCATCACCCCCGGCCGCGCGGATGCCTTCATCCGCGTGGAGTAGGTCCAGCGATGTTCCCATGGACCGGACGGTTCGCCCCTCTCGCAAGGGAGTGCTGAGACATGCCGAAACGATATGGATGGAGAGCAGTCTGTGGTGCTGTCTTCCTCGGGCTGCTCACGCACTGCCGGACGGAGCAGGAGCCGCCGGAAAGGCTCAACTCGGCGCAGGTGCTGAACATCGTCTGCGGGCACGAGGGGGCGAACCCGGTCCAGAAGAAGGGCTGCGAGGGCAAGGCGTGCGTGGTGGAGGGCCACGTCTTCGGCAAGGAGGTGGCCTACGCGTGGTTGGACGAGGGAGACCTGGACAGCGCCAACCTCATCCTCAAGGACACCTGGCCCGTTCCCCGGTTCGACCCTGTCCACCTGCCGCCGCCGCTGACCTGGCGGGAGGACCCCTACGACGAGAAATTCTGGCGCTACGTCTTCTACGGGTTGCGGCCCACGGCCCACCTCCTGTGGGCCTTCCGGGAGACGGGCGAGCAGCGCTACCGCGACAAGCTCATGGAGGTCTTCAAGAGCTTCGCCGCCGACGGCAAGGGCTCCGTCTTCAGCCAGGACAAACATGGCACCGCCTACCGGGCCATGGTGCTCGTCAACTCGTACTGGAAGCTCAAGCACGCGGACGCCCTCTCCGAGCAGGAGGCGAAGCTGCTCGAGCGGCTCATCCTGGAGGACGCGCGCTTCCTGGAGGATCCGGAGCATTTCGAGGCCGGGTTCAACCACGGGTTCGCCGAGGCGGCGGCGTTGCTGCTCATCGCGGAGAACTTCCCGCGCTTCGCGGATGCGTCCCGCTGGCATGACCTGGCGCTCTCCCGCTACACCAGCCTGCTCTCGGACATCATCGGCCCGGACGGCTTCATCATCGAGAACTCGTCCTACTACCAGTTCTACGTCTTCACCCAGGTGTATCAACTGGCGCAGTGGGCTCGGACCCACGGCGTGGAGCTGCCCCCGCAGGTGTGGCCCGTGCTGGAGCGGATGGCCCGCTTCGCCTCCTACGTCGTGCATCCCGATGGGCGCATCCCCATGCTCGGGGCGAGCCAGCGCCTCCTGGTGCGCAAGCACCAGCCGGTGTTGCTCGCGCGGATGGGCGCCGTCTTCCCCGAGTTGGCCCACATGCTGACGGCGGGCATGTGCGGCAGCGCGCCCACCGAGCGCCTCGCCTTCTTCGAGAGCTCCGGCGTCGCCGTGCTGCGCTCCTCGTTCGATCCCGCCCTGGACTACATGGCCCAGACGCACCTGATCTTCGACACGGGACCCTACCGCACGGACCACAGCCACCTGGACGCCCTCAATGTGATCCTCTACTCGGCCGGGCGCACGTTGCTCACCGACTCCGGGATGTTCACCGAGGAGCCGGGCGAGGAGGAGTCCTACTTCCGCAGCACCCGCGCCCACAACACCGTGACGGTGGACGGACGGGACCAGCGCAAGGGGAACGCCCATCCCAGCCTGTCCGCACAGGGGGGAGGGTGGCTCTACCAGTCGGGCTTCCACGGGCTGTACGAGGGGGTGCGCCACTGGCGCGCGGTGATGCTGCTGGAGAAGGACGTCGTCCTGGTGTTGGACCGGCTCACCTCGAAAGACTCGCACCGCTTCGAGCAGCGCTGGCAGTTCCAGCCGGACCTCACGGTCTCCACGCAGGGCCTCTCCGCTTCCGTCACCGACGGGACGGACAAGCGCGTCCTCCAGGTCACCCAGGCCCAGCCCGAGGGCTTGTCCGTCTCCACGGTGCACGGGGCCACCGGGCCGTACGACGGGTGGTACTCGGAGGACTACGAGGTGCGCAAGAAGTCGACGGTGCTCGTCTACCGGCGCAAGGGCACCCAGGCCCACTACGCGACCCTCTTCACGAGCGGGCTGAATGCCACCTCGCCGGCCCGCGTCTCCGCCTCGCCGCGGCAGGACGGGCTCGAGGTGTTCGCTTGTGCCGCGGGCCGCGGCTATCTCATCCGCGTGCAGCGGCCCGCCGAGGCGGACGAGGCCGTCACCGTTACCTCCGCACCCGCGGCTTGTGATCGGCAGGAGGCCGGTAGCCCCGGCCAGCCCTAGGGTGCGTGGGGGCCAACGTCCGCGAGGGTGAGCGGACGGCGTGAGACCGCGCCGCTCGCCACCTGGTCCGCGCCCACGTCCCACGCGCCGGCGCGCACCTGGGCATCCATGTCCGAGGTGAGGTCCAGGCCGCAGGTGGAGGGCTGGGCCGCGCCGATCGTCGGGCTTCCGGCGGAGGGACGCATCAGGCCATCCTCCGCGCGCACCAGCCGGGGGTCCACCCGGACGTAGCCAGCGGGCGGCATGTCGCCGGGCGAGGCCGTGCCCCAGAGCAGGTTGCCGGTGGCGGTCAACCCGTCCGGAGCCCGCTTGAAGTCCACCAGCGTCCCCTGCTCACCGACGAGGAGGTTGTTCTCGATGCGCAGGTCCCGGGCGGGGATGGGCCGGCCCGAGGCGCCGATCACCAGGTGGGTCGGCTTGTTGCCCACCAGGGTGTTGAAGGCCACCGTCACGCGGGAGGCCGTGCCGCAGTCCGTGCCCAGGCCCGTAGTCCCCTCGGTGCAGCCGCTGCTGAGGATGAGCGTGCCCTGGGCGCCCGTGCCGGTGCTGCCCTCGAGGTAGTTGTTGGTGATGAGGTGGTCCTGGCCGTAGATGCGCATGCCCCCCGCGTTGTTCAGGAAGAAGTTGCCGTCCACCACGATCTTGTCGCCGTGGCGCAGCACCAGCGAGCCCTTGTTGTTGCGCAGGGTGTTGCCGCGGAAGACGTTCTCCGAGCTCTTGTTGGAGATGACCTCGGGGTCACCATTGCACTCCTCGAAGAGGTTCGCCTCCACGAGCGTGTGCGCGCTGAGGGGGCCACGCTTGCTGTCGCCGACCCGCAGGCACTCGCCCCCCTCCCCGTCGAAGGTCAGCTTGTGGAAGGAGTTGTGGTCGATGCGGTCGTGCTGCGAGATGCCCAGGCTTCCGTCCGGCGCATCCCCATAGACGGCGAGGAAGACGTTGGAGCTCGTCTTGTCGTGGAAGGAGTTGTGGTCGATGCGGTTGTAGCCACTGCCCGCGCCGTCGAGACTCAGCCAGGTGCTGATGGACGTCGTGTCCTGGAGGGCGAGCTCGTTCCGGGTGAAGCGGACGTGGGTCGAGCCGGTGATTCTCAGCGCGACGTTTCCCTCTTCCACCCCGTGCGTCAGCTTGAAGCCCCGCAGGATGACATGGGAGGCGCCTTTCACGTGGAAGCTCGAGGCGCCGCCGATGGTCACTCCGCCCACGGTCTGCGCCGTGATGACGATGGGATGCTGTTCCGTCCCCCGGACCGACACCTCGATGGGGGTCTTGTTGGTGTAGGTGCCGTTGGCGAGCTCGATGCGGTCACCCGGGACGGCGGAGGCAATCATGCTCCGCAGCTCGTCGAGGCGGCGGGCGGTGAGCGTCCGCCTGGGGGTGGGAAGGACATCGGCCTGCTCGGCGGACAGGGGAGTACCGGGCTCCGCCATGCCGGGGACGGCAGGCTCTGTTTCAGTTCCGCCCCCGCGGCAGCCTGCCTTGAGCAGGAGTACGAATGCCGCCACGGCCCATGCCAATTGAAGTTTCCGCAAACCGGGCGTGCCTTGTTTGAGTGGACGAATTCGTCGGCACTCAAAGCATACACGGTGTTCGAATGACAACTGCCCTCTCGCGGCTGCTCATGGAGGAGCCGAGCGGCGTTTGTCATTGGCATGCGCGGGTGTGCCCACCTGCCGAGCAGGGCATCGCCTGCGTCGCGCTCCGGAGCTAGTTGACGATGCGCTGGTTCATGAGGTCGAGCTCCCTCCCGCCGCCTGGGTGGGAGCCATGGTGTCGGCCGTTCCATCCGGAGGCGGTGCGTTCGCGGGAGGCACTCCCGGCGCGGCGCTCGGCTTGCCCCGCGTCTCCCAGCTGCCCGAGTCCAGCGTGAACAACGCCAGCGGCGTGAAGAGCGCGTAGGTGACGGGCATCAGCAGCCCCATGGGCAGGAAGGACAGCGCCGACACGCGCATCTCCGGAGGCAGGTCTCTCTTGTGGATGCGGTAGATGATCCCCATCGCCCCCATGATGAGCATGTGCAGCAGCAGCACACCCCAGAACTGCCCGTTGAGGACGTTGTGGACGATGATGACGGGATAGGAGAGCAGCAGCGCCAGCTGTGACACGTAGTGGACCCCCACCACCGGGTGCAGCCTCCAGGCGTGGCTCAGCCCACAGATCATGTCCACCAGGTTGGAGCGCCGCCACCGCAACTGCTGCGAGAAGTAGCCCGCCAGCGTGGCCGGTGCCGCCGTCTGACACCACGCCTCCGTGGTGTACACCGTCTCGTAGCCCGCCTTGACGATCTGCCGCGTGAGGAAGCGATCCTCTCCGTACTTGATGGGGACGCCAGCGATGTTGCGCGCCTCGAGGATGGGGTCCAGTTCCAGCAGCACGTGGCGCCGGTACGCGGTGAGGCACCCGGACAGACACAGCACCGAGCGGAAGCTGCGCTCCAGGTCCTTGAGCCACTCCTGGGCGAAGTAGAACTTGATTTCAATCATGCGCGTCATCCAGTTCTGATGACGGTTGGCCACGTAGGTGCGGCCACCCACCGCGGCGATGCGGGGGCTGACGAAGCGGCGCACCAGCTGGCGCACGGCGCTCGGGTGGACCACGACGTCGGAGTCCACCGAGACGATGATTTCAGCGGTGGCCTCGCGCACGGCGCGGGCGATGCCCTTGCGCTTGCCCATGTTGTGGGGGTTGCGCATGACCATGACGTTGGGGTGGCCCTCGGCGGCCTTGAGCGCCCAGGCATGGCTGTCGTCGGTGGAGCAGTCATCCACCACGCAGATGCTCAGCTTGTCGTGCGGGTAGTCCTGACGCAGCAGGCTGCGCACGGCGTGGTAGATGCCCTCGCCCTCGTTGAAGAGGGGAATGACCACCGTGACGGTCGGCTGATAGCCGTCGTCGGTGGCATCCACCCACCGGCCCCGCACCCGCCGCAGCAGCGGACCGAGCACGTACCGGTTCATCATCACCACCAGTACCAACAGGTGAACGGGGAACAGTTCCATATCCCAACCTGGCGCCGCGAATGAGCCCGGCGCGTCCCAACACACACCCCTGACCCTCGCCCTGGCCTCGTCCTGCTCTCCGTTGTCCCCCCTCGGGCCCCGATCGCGCACGCATTCCGGCGCGGTGCTTCGGGGCGGCCTGAAACTCGGCCCGTGCCAACCCGCTCACAACTGCCCCGTAGGGCAGTAGAAGTGTCCTTCACGTCCTGATTCTTCTCCTCCTATGTCGGATGCTGGGACACACAGACGCCCTGGCATGTCGCGCGTTGATCAGGAGGTATGGACCGAGGCACCACTTGGCAACACCCCGGCGGGTCCTACGTTGACTTGCCACGTTGTTGGGGCGTTGGGGGAGGGGACGGATGGGGCGATCAGCCTTGAGGGCTTGGGGGAGAGGTCTGTTATTGGCGGCGGGTGCGTTGCTGGCGGTGATGCCGCCCGCGGCGGAAGCGGCGGATCCAAAGGTGGCGGGGGAGTGGTCGCCCATGACGACCTTTCCGATCTCGCTCACGCACGCGCACCTGCTGCCCACCGGCAAGGTGATGTTCTTCGGTGAGTTCGATGAGGGGCTGACGCCGCCGCGGCTGTGGGATCCCGCCACCAGCACGCTCACGAATCTCCCCATGCCCGACTACAACATCTTCTGCTCGGGCCACTCGTACCTGGCGGATGGGCGCCTGCTGCTGACGGGCGGGCACGAGCTGTCCCACGTGGGCTACCCCTACGTGAGCATCTTCAATCCCTTCACGCTCACGTGGAGCCGCACGCAGGACATGAACGACAACCGGTGGTACCCCACCAACACCACGCTGCAGAACGGTGACGTGGTGGTGCTCTCGGGCGAGACGCACGCGGCGGGCATGTCCAACCCGCTGCCGCAGGTGTGGCAGTCCAAGACGGGCACCTGGCGCGATCTCACGACCGCCGTGCAGGATCTGCCCTACTACCCGCGCATGTTCCTGGCGCCCAACGGCAAGCTGTTCTTCGCGGGCCCCTGGCGCCGCTCGCGCTGGCTGGATCCCGAGGGCACCGGTACCTGGTTCGACGGCCCGAACAGCGTGTACAACGGCCGGGCCTACGGCGCCGCGGTGATGATCGGCTCCAAGGTGCTCATCATCGGAGGCGGCTCGCCCGCCACCGCCACCGTGGAGGAGATCGATCTCTCGCAGCCCTCGCCCACGTGGGTGTCGCGCGCTCCCATGGCCTGGCCCCGGCGCCAGCTCAACGCCACCCTGCTGCCGGATGGCAAGGTGCTGGTGACGGGCGGCAGCAGCGGCGGGGACTTCGATGACGAGACCCTGCCCGTCAAGGTGCCCGAGCTCTACGATCCCGACACCAACACGTGGACGAAGCTCAACCCCGCCGCGGACTACCGGGGCTACCACTCCACGGCCCTGCTGCTGCCGGACGGGCGCGTGCTGACCGGCGGCGGCCGCGAGCGGCGCACCACGGAGATCTTCTCGCCCCCGTACCTCAAGCAGGACGGCGCGCGTCCCTCCATCCAGGAGACGCCCGCCGTCATCACCCCGGGAACGAACTTCCTCCTCCAGACCGCGGACGCGGCCCAGGTGGCCAAGGTGACGATGCTGGCGCTCGGCTCGGTGACGCACGCCTTCGATCAGCACCAGCGCTTCCTCAAGCTGCCCTTCACCCAGGCGAGCGGGGGGCTCCAGGTGAGCGCGCCGGTGAACAACCTCGCCGCGCCTCCGGGTTACTACATGCTCTTCATCGTGGACGGGCGCGGCGTGCCCTCGGTGGGGCGCATCGTCAAGGTGGGCCTCGTGGAGCCGGCCGCCCAGAAGAAGATCGTCTTCAGCGACACGTGGAAGTACGACGATCGGGGTGTCGATCAGGGCACCGCGTGGCTCGCCCGGGAGTTCGATGACTCGGCCTGGAAGTCGGGCCAGGGCCAGCTCGGCTACGGGGACGAGGACGAGGGCACGGTGCTCACCCCGGGCTCTCCCACGGTGTACTTCCGCAAGAAGATCACCCTGGACAACCTCGTCACCGAGGCGAACCTCGAGGTGCTGTACGACGATGCCATCGCCGTGTGGATCAACGGCGTGCAGGTCTTCTCCCGCAACATGGGCAACGGCACGGCCTTCGGCGCCTATGCCAGCGGCTCGACGACGAATGCGTACGAGCGTGCCCAGCTCTCGCTGGCGTCCAATCCGTTCCGCGTGGGGGAGAACGTGATCACCGCGATGGTGAAGCAGGTGTCCCCCAACTCGGATGATCTCACCTTCGCGCTCTCGCTGGCGGTGGCGCAGCTGGCCGGCCCGGTTCCGGACACGCTGGTGCTCTCCGCGCCCAACGGCGGCGAGGTGCTCCAGCCGGGCACCTCCACCTCCATCACGTGGAGCAGCACCGGCACCGTGCCCAGCGTGGACCTCGCGCTGTCCGCGGACGGCGCCGCGAGCTGGACGCCCATCGCCTTCGGCGTGCCCAACACCGGCCTGTTCGCCTGGACGGTTCCGGACGTGAACACCAGCCAGGCCCTGGTGCGCGTGTCCCGCGTGGGCGGCACCACGCCCCTGTCGGACGTGAGCAACGCGCCCTTCACCATCAGCCGGCAGGTGAGCGTCATGGCCATCCCGTTCCGGTCCACGTGGAAGTACCAGGACACCGGTGTGGACCCTGGCGTGGCCTGGAGCACGGCGGGCTTCAATGACACGGCCTGGCCCTCGGGCGCGGCGCAGCTCGGCTACGGCGATGGCGACGAGGTCACGGTGCTCAACCGCACCACGCCCTCCCAGTCGAGCGTCTACTTCCGCAAGAAGATCACCGTGAACGGGATCGTCACCCAGGCCAACCTGCGCGTCCTCTTCGACGATGGCATCGCGGTGTTCGTCAACGGGACGCAGGTGTTCGGCCGGAACGTGGACAAGGGCGTGGCCCACGACAAGTACGCGAGCGCCGGAGCGGAGAACGAGCTGGCCTCCGGCACCCTCCCCACGGGGGTGTTCGTCCAGGGGGAGAACACCATCGCCGTGGTGGTGAAGCAGACGGGTGGGACGTCGCCGGACCTGACGTTCGACCTCGAGCTGCAGCTCGGCGTCGTCCCGAAACCGTGAGGGGGCGGGCGGGCGCGCCTCCTTGCCGGGCTGGCGCGTCCGCCCGTGACGCGATAGGGGTGGGGCCTGGACATCGCCCATCATGACGAGCCCCCCCTCCGAGCCGCCCCTCTCCCTTCGTCCCGATGAGGTCCACCTGTGGGTGGTGGAGCCGGAGCGTGTCTCCGAGCCCCGGTTGCTCGCCTCCTACCTGGCGATGCTCAACGCGGAGGAGCGGGAGCGGCACTCGCGCTTCCGCTTCGACAAGCACAAGCTGCAGTTCCTCGTGTCCCATGCGCTGGTGCGCGTCACCCTGTCGCGCTACGCGCCGGTGCGGCCCCAGGACTGGCGCTTCGCCGTCAACGCCTACGGGCGTCCCGAAATCCTCGGGGAGGGGCTGCCCCGCCTGCGCTTCAACCTCTCGCACACGGACGGCATGGCGGTGTGCGCGGTGGCGCTCGACACGGACGTGGGCGCCGACGTGGAGCACTCCGGCCGCCCGGGCCAGACGGTGGAGCTGGCCGACTCCTTCTTCGCCCGCTCCGAGGTGCACGCCCTGCGCGCCCTCCCGGCGGAGCGCCAGCGCGAGCGCTTCTTCGACTATTGGACCCTCAAGGAGTCCTACATCAAGGCCCGGGGCGCGGGGCTGAGCCTGCCGTTGGATCAGTTCGCGTTCCACCTGGAGGCCGGACAGCCGCCCCGCATCTCGTTCGATCCGCGGATGGCGGACGATCCGGAGACGTGGCAGTTCGTGCAGGTGCGGCTGGGGCCGGAGCACCCGGCGGCGGTGGCGGTGCGCCGGACGCGGGGACTGCCGCTGACGGTGCGTTGCCAGCGGACCGTGCCGCTGGCGGGGGAGGGGACGCCCTGGTTCGTCCCGGGCAGCTAGGGGCCCACCTCGGGGCACCAGCGGACGAGCTCCCCGCGCAGGGCCGCCAGCAGCTGCTCCCGGGCGGTGCGCAGGAAGAAGTGCGTCCCGGGGAAGTGGTGGGAGCGGAAGCCACCGGTGGTCAGCTCGCTCCAGCGCTCGAGCTCCTCGAGGGTGACGTGGGCATCCCCGTCCGAGCCGAAGGCGGAGATGGGGCAGCGCACCGGCAGGGAGGGGAGCACCGAGTCGGCGAGGGAGAAGTCGGCGCGCAGCACCGGCAGCACCATCTCCAGCAGCTCCTTGTGGGCGAAGACCTCGGGGGGCGTGCCCTCGTACTTGCGCAGCAGCTCGATGAAGGCCGCGTCATTCAGTTCGTCGCGGGACGCCCGGGGGCGGTGGGGAGGGCCCGCGGCGGCCATCACCATCCCGACGGGCAGGGGCGCGCCACGGGCCTGCCAACGCTGCGCGAGCGCCAGGGCGATGCGTGTGCCCATGCTGTAGCCGAAGAAGACGAAGGGCTTGTCCAGCAACGGGGCCAGCGCCGGCTCCAGCGCGTCCAGGAGCGCGGGGAGCTGCCGGAAGGGCGGCTCCATGATGCGCCGCTCGCGGCCCGGGAGCTGCACCGAGACGAGCTCGACTCCGGCGGGGAGCGAGGCGCCCCAACCGTTGTAGACGGAGGCACCACCTCCGGCGAAGGGGAAGCAGAACACCCGCAAACGCGCGTTGGGGTTGGGCTGCCGGGTCGGGAACCAGGGATTCGTAGTGGCCGCGGGACGCATGTGACGGGGAAGCACTGTGTCGCTTCGTTCCCGGAGCGTCAAGCCTGCCCGGCTGCTCCCGCCGCCCCCCCAGGCCCGATGGCTCGATGGGTGGGCGGCCGGGCCCGAATACCTGGGTCGCGGGCCGTGGTTGTAAAGGCCATGCGTCACAACGGACATGGACACGAAGCGGCTTTGACCCCGAAGCAGTCCAACGAAGGCCTCCTCAGCACCCCCCAGCAGGTAGCCCCGCGGTACGACACCGCGGCCATCATGGGCGGGCTCTATGGGGATGGCATCATCGGCCTCAAGGGTGCCTTCGAGCGCAGCTGGGTGCAGCAGGTGGGACAGGACATCAAGGTCCTGTTCCAGGAGGCGCTCGCGCGGCCGGGCGGCGCGCTCGGCCGGGGGCCCAATCGCTACTATGTCGAGATCCACCCCGAGCGGCTCAGTGGCTTTCTGCACCTCATCACGCACCCGTGGGTGATGGCGGTGTGTGAGGCCGTGCTGGGACCGGACTACAAGATCGTCGAGCTGGGCTTCGACGTGCCGGGCCCTGGCGCCCAGAACCAGCCCTGGCACCGGGACTTCCCCAGCCCCCAGGAGACGCTGCGCGGCCGGCGCTTGAACTCGCTGGCGTTCAATCTCACGACCGTCGACGTCACCGAGGACATGGGCCCCTTCGAGATCGCGCCCGGCACGCAGTGGGACGCCGGCCCCGACTTCGAGCATGGGATGTTCCCGCCCA
The sequence above is drawn from the Archangium gephyra genome and encodes:
- a CDS encoding MbnP family copper-binding protein translates to MSQGWEQSRESRTAGRLVLLAGMAARGLSAALGWEGARKHLLLVLVAPALLLACGGERQVAIQFAAQVRGEPLRCDASYEKIGASKTTLQLLDFKAYVRGVALVRENGEKYPLVLEQDGHWQRETVVMRKGRRHRETVAMLDFEDGAGTCNTGSPETHTEVVGLVPDFDDYTGVEFTLGVPPELNHKNVEWVEPPLNVPSMWWSLTNGYRFLRLDVRAGGNRPYVFHLRADGCTGTPDIGVNCSAENQGTIFLKGFVPGQSRIVFDLAALFAQTDFEHSGDGMTDPVAGCLSSADDPECASLLPQVGLGSGPITPGRADAFIRVE
- a CDS encoding alginate lyase family protein, yielding MPKRYGWRAVCGAVFLGLLTHCRTEQEPPERLNSAQVLNIVCGHEGANPVQKKGCEGKACVVEGHVFGKEVAYAWLDEGDLDSANLILKDTWPVPRFDPVHLPPPLTWREDPYDEKFWRYVFYGLRPTAHLLWAFRETGEQRYRDKLMEVFKSFAADGKGSVFSQDKHGTAYRAMVLVNSYWKLKHADALSEQEAKLLERLILEDARFLEDPEHFEAGFNHGFAEAAALLLIAENFPRFADASRWHDLALSRYTSLLSDIIGPDGFIIENSSYYQFYVFTQVYQLAQWARTHGVELPPQVWPVLERMARFASYVVHPDGRIPMLGASQRLLVRKHQPVLLARMGAVFPELAHMLTAGMCGSAPTERLAFFESSGVAVLRSSFDPALDYMAQTHLIFDTGPYRTDHSHLDALNVILYSAGRTLLTDSGMFTEEPGEEESYFRSTRAHNTVTVDGRDQRKGNAHPSLSAQGGGWLYQSGFHGLYEGVRHWRAVMLLEKDVVLVLDRLTSKDSHRFEQRWQFQPDLTVSTQGLSASVTDGTDKRVLQVTQAQPEGLSVSTVHGATGPYDGWYSEDYEVRKKSTVLVYRRKGTQAHYATLFTSGLNATSPARVSASPRQDGLEVFACAAGRGYLIRVQRPAEADEAVTVTSAPAACDRQEAGSPGQP
- a CDS encoding polysaccharide lyase 6 family protein, with amino-acid sequence MAEPGTPLSAEQADVLPTPRRTLTARRLDELRSMIASAVPGDRIELANGTYTNKTPIEVSVRGTEQHPIVITAQTVGGVTIGGASSFHVKGASHVILRGFKLTHGVEEGNVALRITGSTHVRFTRNELALQDTTSISTWLSLDGAGSGYNRIDHNSFHDKTSSNVFLAVYGDAPDGSLGISQHDRIDHNSFHKLTFDGEGGECLRVGDSKRGPLSAHTLVEANLFEECNGDPEVISNKSSENVFRGNTLRNNKGSLVLRHGDKIVVDGNFFLNNAGGMRIYGQDHLITNNYLEGSTGTGAQGTLILSSGCTEGTTGLGTDCGTASRVTVAFNTLVGNKPTHLVIGASGRPIPARDLRIENNLLVGEQGTLVDFKRAPDGLTATGNLLWGTASPGDMPPAGYVRVDPRLVRAEDGLMRPSAGSPTIGAAQPSTCGLDLTSDMDAQVRAGAWDVGADQVASGAVSRRPLTLADVGPHAP
- a CDS encoding glycosyltransferase is translated as MELFPVHLLVLVVMMNRYVLGPLLRRVRGRWVDATDDGYQPTVTVVIPLFNEGEGIYHAVRSLLRQDYPHDKLSICVVDDCSTDDSHAWALKAAEGHPNVMVMRNPHNMGKRKGIARAVREATAEIIVSVDSDVVVHPSAVRQLVRRFVSPRIAAVGGRTYVANRHQNWMTRMIEIKFYFAQEWLKDLERSFRSVLCLSGCLTAYRRHVLLELDPILEARNIAGVPIKYGEDRFLTRQIVKAGYETVYTTEAWCQTAAPATLAGYFSQQLRWRRSNLVDMICGLSHAWRLHPVVGVHYVSQLALLLSYPVIIVHNVLNGQFWGVLLLHMLIMGAMGIIYRIHKRDLPPEMRVSALSFLPMGLLMPVTYALFTPLALFTLDSGSWETRGKPSAAPGVPPANAPPPDGTADTMAPTQAAGGSSTS
- a CDS encoding galactose oxidase-like domain-containing protein, whose product is MTTFPISLTHAHLLPTGKVMFFGEFDEGLTPPRLWDPATSTLTNLPMPDYNIFCSGHSYLADGRLLLTGGHELSHVGYPYVSIFNPFTLTWSRTQDMNDNRWYPTNTTLQNGDVVVLSGETHAAGMSNPLPQVWQSKTGTWRDLTTAVQDLPYYPRMFLAPNGKLFFAGPWRRSRWLDPEGTGTWFDGPNSVYNGRAYGAAVMIGSKVLIIGGGSPATATVEEIDLSQPSPTWVSRAPMAWPRRQLNATLLPDGKVLVTGGSSGGDFDDETLPVKVPELYDPDTNTWTKLNPAADYRGYHSTALLLPDGRVLTGGGRERRTTEIFSPPYLKQDGARPSIQETPAVITPGTNFLLQTADAAQVAKVTMLALGSVTHAFDQHQRFLKLPFTQASGGLQVSAPVNNLAAPPGYYMLFIVDGRGVPSVGRIVKVGLVEPAAQKKIVFSDTWKYDDRGVDQGTAWLAREFDDSAWKSGQGQLGYGDEDEGTVLTPGSPTVYFRKKITLDNLVTEANLEVLYDDAIAVWINGVQVFSRNMGNGTAFGAYASGSTTNAYERAQLSLASNPFRVGENVITAMVKQVSPNSDDLTFALSLAVAQLAGPVPDTLVLSAPNGGEVLQPGTSTSITWSSTGTVPSVDLALSADGAASWTPIAFGVPNTGLFAWTVPDVNTSQALVRVSRVGGTTPLSDVSNAPFTISRQVSVMAIPFRSTWKYQDTGVDPGVAWSTAGFNDTAWPSGAAQLGYGDGDEVTVLNRTTPSQSSVYFRKKITVNGIVTQANLRVLFDDGIAVFVNGTQVFGRNVDKGVAHDKYASAGAENELASGTLPTGVFVQGENTIAVVVKQTGGTSPDLTFDLELQLGVVPKP
- a CDS encoding 4'-phosphopantetheinyl transferase family protein, whose amino-acid sequence is MTSPPSEPPLSLRPDEVHLWVVEPERVSEPRLLASYLAMLNAEERERHSRFRFDKHKLQFLVSHALVRVTLSRYAPVRPQDWRFAVNAYGRPEILGEGLPRLRFNLSHTDGMAVCAVALDTDVGADVEHSGRPGQTVELADSFFARSEVHALRALPAERQRERFFDYWTLKESYIKARGAGLSLPLDQFAFHLEAGQPPRISFDPRMADDPETWQFVQVRLGPEHPAAVAVRRTRGLPLTVRCQRTVPLAGEGTPWFVPGS
- a CDS encoding thioesterase II family protein, producing MLPRHMRPAATTNPWFPTRQPNPNARLRVFCFPFAGGGASVYNGWGASLPAGVELVSVQLPGRERRIMEPPFRQLPALLDALEPALAPLLDKPFVFFGYSMGTRIALALAQRWQARGAPLPVGMVMAAAGPPHRPRASRDELNDAAFIELLRKYEGTPPEVFAHKELLEMVLPVLRADFSLADSVLPSLPVRCPISAFGSDGDAHVTLEELERWSELTTGGFRSHHFPGTHFFLRTAREQLLAALRGELVRWCPEVGP